Proteins encoded together in one Halomarina salina window:
- a CDS encoding NADH-quinone oxidoreductase subunit N, with translation MFQAQLLQLSGTAALAPTIILAVTALALLVVDSIEPETSSSALLSGLATAGSIAALVAAGAILVTTGGDAQELFQGQLVVDGMSLFFTFIFTGVTALVTLASYDYLKEFRYKAEFYTLVLLAATGMTVMASSNSLATAFISLELASLPSYALVAFLKNNRGSVEAGLKYFLIGALSSAVFAYGISLVYGVTGSMQFGEVASEIGSTGEGLVGVLGVGVLMIIGGFAFKTASVPFHWWAPEAYEGAPAPVSAFLSSASKAAGFVIAFRVFTVAFPRSELLAIGVDWVLAFQVLALVTMTLGNFAAATQENVKRMMAYSSIGHAGYVLIALGALTSNADQGLVLGAGMLHLVVYGFMNTGAFLFIALAEYWGVGRTFEDYNGLAKQAPLACVAMTVFLFSLAGLPIGGGFLSKFFLILAALDGATIGTYILAFALVVNSALSLFYYSRVVKAMWIEDPVTDLEVGGYPTGLYAAIVVAAIVTVLLLPGLGLFSDVATDAAAAMVQ, from the coding sequence ATGTTCCAGGCACAACTGCTCCAGCTATCCGGAACGGCGGCGCTCGCTCCGACCATCATCCTCGCAGTGACGGCGCTCGCCCTCCTGGTCGTCGACAGCATCGAGCCGGAGACGTCGTCCTCGGCGCTCCTCTCCGGACTCGCGACGGCCGGGTCCATCGCGGCGCTCGTCGCCGCGGGGGCCATCCTCGTCACGACCGGCGGCGACGCCCAGGAGCTGTTCCAGGGCCAGCTCGTCGTCGACGGGATGAGCCTGTTCTTCACGTTCATCTTCACGGGCGTGACGGCGCTCGTCACGCTGGCGAGCTACGACTACCTGAAGGAGTTCCGCTACAAGGCGGAGTTCTACACGCTCGTCCTGCTCGCGGCGACGGGGATGACCGTGATGGCGAGTTCGAACTCGCTGGCGACGGCGTTCATCAGCCTCGAACTCGCCTCGCTCCCGTCGTACGCGCTCGTCGCGTTCCTCAAGAACAACCGCGGCAGCGTCGAGGCGGGCCTGAAGTACTTCCTCATCGGCGCGCTCTCGTCGGCGGTGTTCGCCTACGGCATCTCGCTGGTGTACGGCGTCACCGGGTCGATGCAGTTCGGCGAGGTCGCCTCCGAGATCGGGTCCACCGGCGAGGGCCTCGTCGGCGTCCTCGGCGTCGGCGTCCTGATGATCATCGGCGGGTTCGCGTTCAAGACGGCGAGCGTGCCGTTCCACTGGTGGGCCCCCGAGGCGTACGAGGGTGCGCCCGCACCGGTCAGCGCGTTCCTCTCGTCGGCGTCGAAGGCCGCCGGGTTCGTCATCGCATTCCGCGTGTTCACCGTCGCGTTCCCCCGGAGTGAACTCCTCGCGATCGGCGTCGACTGGGTACTCGCGTTCCAGGTGCTCGCGCTCGTGACGATGACGCTCGGTAACTTCGCCGCCGCGACCCAGGAGAACGTCAAGCGGATGATGGCGTACTCCTCCATCGGTCACGCGGGCTACGTGCTCATCGCCCTCGGGGCGCTGACGAGCAACGCCGACCAGGGCCTCGTCCTCGGGGCCGGCATGCTCCACCTCGTGGTCTACGGCTTCATGAACACCGGCGCGTTCCTGTTCATCGCGCTCGCGGAGTACTGGGGCGTCGGCCGGACGTTCGAGGACTACAACGGACTCGCGAAGCAGGCCCCGCTGGCCTGCGTCGCGATGACGGTGTTCCTGTTCAGCCTCGCTGGCCTGCCCATCGGCGGCGGGTTCCTCTCGAAGTTCTTCCTCATCCTCGCGGCGCTGGACGGTGCGACCATCGGGACGTATATCCTTGCGTTCGCGCTCGTCGTGAACAGCGCGCTGTCGCTGTTCTACTACTCGCGCGTCGTCAAGGCGATGTGGATCGAGGACCCGGTCACCGACCTCGAGGTCGGTGGCTACCCGACCGGCCTGTACGCCGCCATCGTCGTGGCCGCCATCGTGACGGTCCTCCTGCTGCCGGGACTCGGGCTGTTCTCGGACGTGGCCACCGACGCCGCTGCGGCGATGGTCCAGTAA
- a CDS encoding CBS domain-containing protein, translating into MGEQKLRVKDYMTRDVVTVDVDETVADVKRRIAESDEHSGFPVCDGRRVHGFIAARDLLLAEDDEPMFKVMNDDLIVAHPDMAINDTARVILRSGIQKLPVVDDAGNLVGIISNADVVRSQIERATPGKVDKLMQTLRNIHSVGMHQERRTVALDELRPTQSKVYTDELEGRKYELENGLAEPLVVIDNGGRDLLLADGHHRVKAAHRQEIPEMDAYVIVLDRPVELGMAETAQKANLHSIDDIQEVDYAHHPLVETTKRLQRD; encoded by the coding sequence ATGGGCGAGCAGAAGCTTCGCGTCAAGGACTACATGACTCGGGACGTCGTCACCGTCGACGTCGACGAGACGGTCGCGGACGTGAAACGCCGCATCGCCGAGAGCGACGAACACAGCGGGTTCCCGGTCTGTGACGGCCGACGCGTCCACGGGTTCATCGCGGCCAGGGACCTCCTGCTCGCCGAGGACGACGAACCGATGTTCAAGGTGATGAACGACGACCTCATCGTCGCCCACCCGGACATGGCCATCAACGACACCGCGCGCGTCATCCTCCGGTCGGGTATCCAGAAGCTCCCGGTCGTCGACGACGCGGGCAACCTCGTCGGCATCATCTCGAACGCCGACGTGGTGCGCTCCCAGATCGAGCGCGCGACGCCCGGCAAGGTGGACAAACTGATGCAGACGCTCCGGAACATCCACTCCGTCGGGATGCACCAGGAGCGCCGGACGGTCGCGCTCGACGAACTCCGCCCGACGCAGTCGAAGGTGTACACAGACGAACTGGAGGGGCGGAAGTACGAACTGGAGAACGGCCTCGCGGAACCGCTCGTCGTCATCGACAACGGCGGCCGAGACCTGTTGCTCGCCGACGGCCACCACCGTGTGAAGGCGGCCCACCGCCAGGAGATACCCGAGATGGACGCCTACGTCATCGTCCTCGACCGGCCGGTCGAACTCGGGATGGCCGAGACGGCCCAGAAGGCGAATCTCCACAGCATCGACGATATCCAGGAGGTCGACTACGCCCACCACCCGCTGGTGGAGACGACCAAGCGACTCCAGCGGGACTGA
- a CDS encoding acyl-CoA mutase large subunit family protein, producing the protein MFDEDDLRAIREGREEWAEETLDPVLDAYGERKERFATVSNHEVDRLYTPEDVAEQDYDEDLGFPGEEPYTRGPYPTMYRGRTWTMRQFAGFGTAEETNERFHYLIDEGQTGLSTAFDMPSLMGLDSDDPMSLGEVGKEGVAVDTLADMEVLFDGIDIGEVSTSFTINPSANVIYAMYVALADQQGVPRDEIRGTLQNDMLKEFIAQKEWVVPPEPSVDVVTDTIEFAVEETPRIHPVSISGYHIREAGSTAAQELAFTLADGFAYAEAALDRGLDIDEVAPLFSFFFNSHNSVLEEVAKFRAARRIYSRVMDERFDAEKPESKRLKFHTQTAGQSLTAQQPLNNVIRVTLQAAAAVMGGTQSLHTNSYDEALALPSEEAVRIALRTQQIIAEESGLADTVDPMGGSYAVEALTDEMEAEVMAYLEEIEEMGDGSILEGIFTGIQEGYFHREIQDSAFEYQRRVDEGKETVVGVNKYTSDGEADDTDLLHVSDEVREVQLERLERVKEERDDDEVEATLDALREAIRDDENTMPYVVDAVKAYATMGEVMQVFEAEHGSYTETVGLA; encoded by the coding sequence ATGTTCGACGAGGACGACCTTCGCGCGATTCGCGAGGGCCGAGAAGAGTGGGCTGAGGAGACGCTCGACCCGGTACTCGACGCTTACGGCGAGCGCAAAGAGCGGTTCGCCACCGTCTCGAACCACGAGGTCGACCGGCTGTACACTCCGGAGGACGTCGCCGAACAGGACTACGACGAGGACCTGGGCTTCCCCGGCGAGGAGCCGTACACGCGCGGCCCCTACCCGACGATGTACCGCGGTCGGACGTGGACGATGCGCCAGTTCGCCGGGTTCGGGACGGCCGAGGAGACCAACGAGCGGTTCCACTACCTCATCGACGAGGGCCAGACCGGACTCTCGACGGCGTTCGACATGCCCAGCCTGATGGGTCTGGACTCGGACGACCCGATGAGCCTCGGCGAGGTCGGCAAGGAGGGAGTCGCCGTCGACACGCTCGCGGACATGGAGGTGCTGTTCGACGGCATCGACATCGGCGAGGTGTCGACGAGCTTCACCATCAACCCGAGCGCGAACGTCATCTACGCGATGTACGTCGCCCTGGCCGACCAGCAGGGCGTTCCCCGCGACGAGATTCGGGGCACCCTCCAGAACGACATGCTCAAGGAGTTCATCGCGCAGAAAGAGTGGGTCGTGCCCCCGGAGCCATCCGTCGACGTCGTCACGGACACCATCGAGTTCGCCGTCGAGGAGACGCCGCGCATCCACCCGGTGTCCATCTCGGGCTACCACATCCGTGAGGCCGGGTCGACCGCGGCCCAGGAGCTCGCGTTCACGCTCGCCGATGGCTTCGCCTATGCGGAAGCGGCGCTCGACCGCGGGCTGGACATCGACGAGGTCGCGCCACTCTTTTCGTTTTTCTTCAACTCGCACAACTCCGTGCTGGAGGAGGTGGCGAAGTTCCGCGCCGCGCGGCGCATCTACTCGCGCGTGATGGACGAGCGGTTCGACGCCGAGAAGCCCGAGTCGAAGCGTCTGAAGTTCCACACCCAGACGGCTGGACAGTCGCTGACGGCTCAGCAACCGCTCAACAACGTCATCCGCGTCACGTTGCAGGCGGCCGCCGCCGTCATGGGCGGCACCCAGAGTCTCCACACCAATAGCTACGACGAGGCGCTGGCGCTGCCCAGCGAGGAGGCGGTCCGCATCGCTCTGCGGACCCAGCAGATCATCGCGGAGGAGTCCGGCCTCGCGGACACCGTCGACCCGATGGGCGGGAGCTACGCCGTCGAGGCGCTCACCGACGAGATGGAAGCCGAAGTGATGGCGTACCTCGAGGAGATCGAGGAGATGGGCGACGGCTCCATCCTGGAGGGCATCTTCACGGGCATCCAGGAGGGCTACTTCCACCGGGAGATTCAGGATTCGGCGTTCGAGTACCAGCGCCGCGTCGACGAGGGCAAGGAGACGGTCGTCGGGGTCAACAAGTACACGAGCGACGGCGAGGCCGACGACACCGACCTGCTCCACGTCTCGGACGAGGTGCGCGAGGTCCAGCTCGAACGACTCGAACGGGTCAAGGAAGAACGCGACGACGACGAGGTCGAAGCGACGCTCGACGCCCTCCGAGAGGCGATTCGCGACGACGAGAACACGATGCCGTACGTCGTCGACGCCGTGAAGGCGTACGCGACGATGGGCGAGGTGATGCAGGTGTTCGAGGCCGAACACGGCAGCTACACCGAGACCGTCGGACTGGCCTGA
- a CDS encoding ABC transporter permease translates to MSAPTETDGRSTPASERSTDDTAPTASDERAGLWTLVRAVAYKKYLLLRRYPVNTVSQLVTLYLFFAVLFFGGQALAGAAITDSIEGLIVGYMLWSMSIAAYGGLSWAVMREAQWGTLEQLYMSPYGFGTVMAVRTFVNVVEALTWGVLILASMLLTTGETLSLDPLTVVPLVALTLAPVVGIGFVFGGLALVYKRIESMFQLVQFVLIGLIAAPVSVSPVVPYLPLAQGSHLLQRAMADGVHLWQFSATDLAILVGTGVGYLVVGYLAFLRASTVARRRGVLGHY, encoded by the coding sequence ATGAGCGCGCCGACGGAGACGGACGGTCGGTCGACACCGGCTAGCGAGCGCTCGACGGACGACACGGCTCCCACCGCGAGCGACGAGCGCGCGGGCCTGTGGACGCTCGTCCGGGCCGTGGCGTACAAGAAGTACCTGCTGTTGCGGCGCTACCCGGTCAACACGGTGTCGCAACTCGTCACGCTCTACCTGTTCTTCGCGGTGCTGTTCTTCGGCGGGCAGGCGCTCGCCGGAGCGGCTATCACCGACTCCATCGAGGGCCTCATCGTCGGCTACATGCTCTGGAGCATGTCAATCGCCGCCTACGGCGGTCTCTCGTGGGCCGTGATGCGCGAGGCACAGTGGGGGACGCTCGAACAGCTGTACATGTCGCCGTACGGGTTCGGGACGGTGATGGCGGTGCGGACGTTCGTCAACGTCGTCGAGGCGCTGACGTGGGGGGTGCTCATCCTGGCGTCGATGCTCCTGACGACCGGCGAGACGCTCTCGCTCGACCCGCTGACGGTCGTGCCACTCGTCGCGTTGACGCTCGCGCCGGTCGTCGGCATCGGGTTCGTCTTCGGCGGGCTGGCGCTCGTCTACAAGCGCATCGAGAGCATGTTCCAGCTCGTTCAGTTCGTGCTCATCGGGCTCATCGCCGCGCCGGTGTCCGTCTCGCCGGTCGTCCCGTACCTCCCGCTGGCGCAGGGCAGTCACCTGCTCCAGCGCGCGATGGCCGACGGCGTCCACCTCTGGCAGTTCTCGGCCACGGACCTCGCCATCCTCGTCGGGACCGGCGTCGGCTACCTCGTGGTCGGCTACCTCGCCTTCCTGCGGGCGAGTACCGTCGCTCGTCGTCGGGGCGTGCTGGGTCACTACTGA
- the acs gene encoding acetate--CoA ligase translates to MNDSDGSEEQLEARLREQEYFRPPSEFVGQANVSDPDVYDRFDEFPEGFEEYANLLDWDEDWDQVLDASNPPFYGWFTGGTLNASYNCVDRHLDERKNQTALLWEGEDGEQRNITYQDLYRQVNEMAAALQSMGVEEDDVVTLHLPMVPALPVTMLACARLGAPHSVVFAGFSASALAERVNSAESDYVVTIDGYYRRGEFLDHVEKADQAVEETERDPEVLVWSRHDEPHDSVSVSDDYTMVADLLEDHRREPVDPVARDAEDPLFLMYTSGTTGEPKGCQHRTGGYLSYAAGTSKYVLDIKPEDTYWCAADIGWITGHSYIVYGPLALGTTSVMYEGAPDHPHKSRTWEIAEKYDVDIFHTSPTAVRQFMKWGPEYIEGYDFDFRHMTTVGEPIQPEAWLWYYQHIGDEDAVIVDTWWQTETGGHLITNLPALNDMKPGSAGLPAPGIEPALLDDDGEEIEPATGQAGNLIIKKPWPGMLQTVYGNDERFISEYWEDFSDTDSDDMADWNYKAGDGAVHERDGYFRILGRLDDVMNVAGHRLGTMELESAVAEVEDVAEAAVVSRDHSEKGEVPDVYVILREGVEESEAVRDRIVGAVEDEIGKFARPANIVFVDDLPKTRSGKIMRRLLENISNDKDLGDTTTLRDPSVPERIRDQLQAD, encoded by the coding sequence ATGAACGATTCGGACGGAAGTGAGGAACAACTCGAGGCACGGCTACGCGAACAGGAGTACTTCCGGCCGCCGTCGGAGTTCGTCGGTCAGGCGAACGTCTCCGACCCGGACGTGTACGACCGGTTCGACGAGTTCCCCGAGGGGTTCGAGGAGTACGCCAACCTGCTGGACTGGGACGAGGACTGGGACCAGGTGCTCGACGCCTCGAACCCCCCGTTCTACGGCTGGTTCACCGGGGGGACGCTGAACGCGTCCTACAACTGCGTCGACCGACACCTCGACGAGCGGAAGAACCAGACGGCGCTGCTCTGGGAGGGTGAGGACGGCGAACAGCGCAACATCACCTACCAGGACCTCTACCGCCAGGTCAACGAGATGGCGGCGGCGCTGCAGTCGATGGGCGTCGAGGAGGACGACGTCGTCACGCTCCACCTGCCGATGGTACCCGCGTTGCCCGTCACGATGCTCGCGTGTGCCCGTCTCGGCGCACCGCACTCGGTGGTGTTCGCTGGCTTCTCCGCGAGCGCACTCGCCGAGCGCGTCAACAGCGCCGAGTCCGACTACGTCGTCACTATCGACGGCTACTACCGTCGCGGCGAGTTCCTCGACCACGTCGAGAAGGCCGACCAGGCGGTCGAGGAGACCGAGCGCGACCCCGAGGTACTCGTCTGGTCGCGTCACGACGAGCCCCACGATTCGGTGTCGGTGAGCGACGACTACACGATGGTCGCCGACCTGCTGGAGGACCACCGCCGCGAGCCCGTCGACCCGGTCGCACGCGACGCGGAGGACCCGCTGTTCCTGATGTACACCTCCGGGACGACCGGTGAACCGAAGGGCTGTCAGCACCGGACCGGCGGCTACCTCTCGTACGCCGCGGGCACCTCGAAGTACGTCCTCGACATCAAGCCCGAGGACACCTACTGGTGTGCGGCCGACATCGGGTGGATCACCGGCCACAGCTACATCGTCTACGGCCCGCTGGCGCTCGGGACGACGAGCGTGATGTACGAGGGCGCACCGGACCACCCGCACAAGAGTCGCACCTGGGAGATAGCGGAGAAGTACGACGTCGACATCTTCCACACTTCACCGACGGCCGTTCGGCAGTTCATGAAGTGGGGCCCCGAGTACATCGAGGGCTACGACTTCGACTTCCGCCACATGACGACCGTCGGCGAGCCCATCCAGCCCGAGGCGTGGCTCTGGTACTACCAGCACATCGGCGACGAGGACGCGGTCATCGTCGACACCTGGTGGCAGACCGAGACGGGCGGGCACCTCATCACGAACCTGCCCGCGCTGAACGACATGAAGCCAGGCAGTGCGGGGCTCCCCGCACCGGGCATCGAGCCGGCGCTGCTCGACGACGACGGCGAGGAGATCGAGCCGGCGACCGGGCAGGCCGGGAACCTCATCATCAAGAAGCCGTGGCCCGGGATGCTCCAGACGGTGTACGGTAACGACGAACGGTTCATCTCGGAGTACTGGGAGGACTTCTCGGACACCGACAGCGACGACATGGCCGACTGGAACTACAAGGCCGGTGACGGCGCTGTCCACGAACGCGACGGCTACTTCCGGATCCTCGGTCGCCTCGACGACGTGATGAACGTCGCCGGCCACCGCCTCGGGACGATGGAGCTCGAATCGGCCGTCGCGGAGGTCGAGGACGTCGCCGAAGCCGCGGTCGTCTCCCGGGACCACTCGGAGAAAGGGGAGGTGCCGGACGTCTACGTCATCCTCCGGGAGGGCGTCGAGGAGTCCGAAGCCGTCCGCGACCGCATCGTCGGTGCGGTCGAGGACGAGATCGGGAAGTTCGCCCGACCGGCGAACATCGTGTTCGTCGACGACCTGCCGAAGACCCGCTCCGGGAAGATCATGCGTCGCCTGTTGGAGAACATCTCGAACGACAAGGACCTCGGCGACACGACGACGCTGCGCGACCCGTCGGTCCCCGAACGTATCCGAGACCAGTTGCAGGCGGACTGA
- a CDS encoding DHH family phosphoesterase codes for MNTRLVLGCGSLGHALIERLRKTPGDIHVITGDEGRVDSLRGENVPAELGAYDDPDVVEEVKTEDVPTVSSVVVAGDDPQRNEQAVETARDLYPRATVVAYVGRDSTDEQRATLAALADRVVDPADIVPQRILQAAGRGGLRLRQLHRIVRDLDGPLAVVMHDNPDPDAIASACALAQIAENAGCPAEPCYYGEISHQENLALVNLLEYDLTNLDSDEDLSRFAGFALVDHSRPGVNDQLPSDTPVDIVVDHHPPREPIEARFVNLRSDIGATSTLLTDYLRRLDVEPSRPVATGLLYGIRIDTKDFRREVSVDDYTAASFLLPYADTATLERVESPSISVDTLETVGRAIKNRDVRGEVLTSCVGRLHARDALAQSADRLLDLRDVTTTLVYGFKDGTIYMSARTRGTDLDVGETLREAFSQIGEAGGHADMAGAQIPLGLLGTVEEDADADLSSVIQDVVTDRFFETLRSRPNWDFVDLYDSGVEELPVGADEE; via the coding sequence ATGAACACCCGGCTCGTCCTGGGCTGTGGGTCTCTCGGGCACGCTCTCATCGAGAGGCTGCGCAAGACGCCCGGCGACATCCACGTCATCACGGGCGACGAGGGCCGTGTCGACTCGCTCCGCGGCGAGAACGTCCCCGCGGAACTCGGTGCCTACGACGACCCGGACGTCGTCGAGGAGGTGAAGACGGAGGACGTCCCGACCGTCTCCAGCGTCGTCGTCGCCGGAGACGACCCCCAGCGAAACGAGCAGGCGGTCGAGACGGCTCGGGACCTCTACCCACGGGCGACGGTCGTCGCGTACGTGGGCCGCGACAGCACCGACGAGCAGCGTGCGACCCTCGCCGCCCTCGCCGACCGCGTCGTCGACCCGGCCGACATCGTCCCCCAGCGCATCCTCCAGGCCGCCGGTCGCGGCGGGCTCCGGCTCAGACAGCTCCACCGTATCGTCCGCGACCTGGACGGGCCGCTCGCGGTCGTGATGCACGACAACCCCGACCCGGACGCCATCGCCAGCGCCTGCGCACTCGCCCAGATCGCCGAGAACGCGGGCTGTCCGGCCGAGCCGTGCTACTACGGCGAGATATCTCACCAGGAGAACCTCGCGCTCGTCAACCTGCTGGAGTACGACCTCACCAACCTCGACTCGGACGAGGACCTCTCGCGGTTCGCCGGGTTCGCGCTCGTCGACCACTCGCGCCCGGGCGTCAACGACCAGTTGCCGTCCGACACGCCCGTCGACATCGTCGTCGACCACCACCCGCCACGCGAACCCATCGAGGCGCGGTTCGTCAACCTGCGGAGCGACATCGGCGCGACGAGCACGCTGCTCACCGACTACCTCCGCCGCCTCGACGTCGAACCGTCCCGACCGGTCGCGACCGGTCTCCTGTACGGCATCCGCATCGACACGAAGGACTTCCGCCGCGAGGTGAGCGTCGACGACTACACCGCGGCGTCGTTCCTGCTGCCGTACGCCGACACGGCGACGCTCGAACGCGTCGAGTCGCCCTCCATCAGCGTCGACACGCTGGAGACCGTCGGTCGGGCCATCAAGAACCGGGACGTCCGGGGCGAGGTGCTCACGTCGTGCGTCGGCCGACTCCACGCCCGCGACGCGCTGGCGCAGTCCGCCGACCGACTGCTCGACCTGCGGGACGTGACGACGACGCTCGTCTACGGCTTCAAGGACGGCACCATCTACATGTCCGCCCGGACGCGAGGGACGGACCTCGACGTCGGCGAGACGCTCCGCGAGGCGTTCTCACAGATCGGCGAGGCTGGCGGCCACGCCGACATGGCGGGGGCACAGATTCCGCTGGGACTCCTCGGGACGGTCGAAGAGGACGCCGACGCGGACCTCTCGTCGGTCATCCAGGACGTCGTCACCGACCGGTTCTTCGAGACGCTCCGCTCGCGACCGAACTGGGACTTCGTCGACCTCTACGACAGCGGCGTCGAGGAGTTACCCGTCGGTGCGGACGAGGAGTAG
- a CDS encoding ABC transporter ATP-binding protein produces the protein MSDAVTVPDRNDDAATDDPPPAVSVRGLTKTYGDGDETVRAVDDLSFDVEPGTVVGVLGPNGAGKTTTLKSMLGLVVPTSGSVSIAGVDVHGDPTAAYAHVGAMLEGARNVYWRLTVRENLEFFASLGGRRPADVRERHDELLDQLHLGEKADTPVNDLSRGMKQKVSLACTLARDVDVAFLDEPTLGLDVESAVELRRELRRLAEEDSMTVVLSSHDMDVVQAVCDRVVVMVDGRVAADDTVENLVEAFGTQAYRLTVSGLPSDARDRLDERYDVADWTTVGGQVRFEVTLPDGTAMYDLMDDLRAAGATPDRVEPTALDLEGAFLELVGGER, from the coding sequence ATGAGCGACGCGGTGACGGTCCCCGACCGCAACGACGACGCTGCGACCGACGACCCGCCCCCGGCAGTGTCGGTGCGAGGGCTGACGAAGACGTACGGCGACGGCGACGAGACGGTCCGGGCCGTCGACGACCTCTCGTTCGATGTCGAACCGGGCACCGTCGTCGGCGTCCTCGGACCGAACGGGGCCGGGAAGACCACGACACTCAAATCGATGCTCGGACTCGTCGTCCCGACCAGCGGGTCGGTGTCCATCGCAGGGGTCGACGTCCACGGCGACCCGACGGCGGCGTACGCGCACGTCGGCGCGATGCTGGAGGGGGCGCGCAACGTCTACTGGCGACTCACCGTCCGGGAGAACCTGGAGTTCTTCGCCAGCCTCGGCGGGCGGCGACCGGCTGACGTCAGGGAGCGTCACGACGAACTGCTCGACCAGTTGCACCTCGGGGAGAAGGCCGACACGCCGGTCAACGACCTCTCGCGGGGGATGAAGCAGAAGGTCTCTCTCGCGTGCACGCTCGCGCGCGACGTGGACGTGGCGTTCCTCGACGAACCGACGCTGGGGCTCGACGTCGAGAGCGCGGTCGAACTCCGGCGAGAGCTCCGCCGGCTCGCCGAGGAGGACTCGATGACGGTCGTGCTGTCGAGTCACGACATGGACGTGGTCCAGGCGGTGTGTGACCGGGTCGTCGTGATGGTCGACGGGCGCGTCGCGGCCGACGACACCGTCGAGAACCTCGTCGAGGCGTTCGGGACGCAGGCGTACCGACTGACGGTCTCGGGCCTCCCGTCGGACGCCCGCGACCGACTGGACGAGCGCTACGACGTGGCCGACTGGACGACGGTCGGCGGGCAGGTCCGCTTCGAGGTGACGCTGCCCGACGGCACGGCCATGTACGACCTGATGGACGACCTGCGGGCGGCGGGGGCGACCCCTGACCGCGTCGAACCGACGGCGCTGGACCTCGAAGGCGCGTTCCTCGAACTCGTCGGCGGGGAACGATGA